One window of Mediterraneibacter butyricigenes genomic DNA carries:
- a CDS encoding cohesin domain-containing protein: MKTMKRLGTTLALIGMLVFGSVFVANAAEGTLQFSDPTTKVGEEVTVKVKIATGGAAIGDGDATVTYDTSYLEFKNGENATGGDGKVTLSTTGDGTQSELAYTMVFKALKEGSTTLSVENYTSYLYSDETLNLTTGTATVTIEAGDGTSADGGNVSSSGESLSVSVNGKDYTLNEDFSEAVIPTGFTEGTVQIDGKDRRAMLMDGSDYCLVYLKDSDGNSDYFLYNTKESAYEPTELVDISDSCTIYLMNHKGSDGLPSKYQETTSDINGKEFTAWQNTSSTDYFLVYALCTDGSEGYYQYDTTQGTYQRYIVPTKAEKASANGVLDKIQDLVNSHFMIVLIVVWAVILVLLLLVIIKSIQVHRRNNELDELYSDVEGGYGGSYDGYEDSYESDASDDEYADDFDDEYEDDFDDEYDDDEYEDDFDGEYDDDEYEDGFDDEYDEDEYEDDFDGEYDDEYDEDFDGEYDDEYDEEFEEDENPYSDALDLEGATRQIELPKRNAKKEEDDFSLDFINLDE; this comes from the coding sequence ATGAAAACGATGAAGAGATTAGGTACAACACTGGCATTGATCGGTATGCTGGTATTCGGATCTGTTTTTGTAGCAAATGCGGCAGAAGGAACGCTGCAATTTTCGGATCCTACCACAAAAGTTGGAGAAGAAGTGACAGTAAAGGTAAAAATCGCAACCGGTGGAGCAGCAATCGGAGACGGGGATGCCACGGTTACTTATGATACTTCTTATCTGGAATTTAAGAATGGGGAAAATGCAACCGGCGGAGATGGAAAAGTGACCCTGTCTACCACAGGAGACGGTACCCAGTCAGAACTGGCGTACACCATGGTCTTTAAAGCATTGAAAGAAGGTTCTACAACTTTATCCGTTGAGAACTATACTTCTTATCTGTACTCGGATGAGACGTTGAACCTGACGACAGGAACCGCTACCGTGACGATCGAAGCGGGAGACGGAACTTCTGCTGATGGAGGAAATGTTTCTTCTTCCGGCGAAAGCCTTTCTGTGTCTGTAAACGGAAAAGATTATACACTGAATGAAGATTTCTCAGAGGCGGTGATTCCGACAGGATTTACGGAAGGTACAGTACAGATCGACGGAAAAGACAGAAGAGCTATGTTGATGGATGGTTCCGATTACTGTCTGGTGTATCTGAAAGATTCAGATGGAAATTCCGATTATTTTCTGTATAATACCAAGGAATCTGCTTATGAGCCGACAGAACTGGTAGATATCTCTGATAGTTGTACGATCTATTTGATGAATCATAAAGGTAGTGACGGACTGCCGTCCAAATACCAGGAGACAACATCTGACATTAATGGAAAAGAATTTACGGCATGGCAGAATACATCCAGCACAGATTATTTCCTGGTGTATGCACTCTGCACGGATGGATCGGAAGGATATTATCAGTATGACACCACACAGGGAACTTATCAGAGATATATCGTGCCGACAAAGGCAGAAAAAGCCAGTGCAAATGGAGTCCTGGATAAGATTCAGGATCTCGTAAACAGTCATTTTATGATTGTGTTGATTGTGGTTTGGGCTGTGATTTTAGTTCTTCTCCTTCTGGTGATTATTAAATCAATCCAGGTTCACCGACGCAACAATGAACTGGACGAATTATATTCAGACGTAGAAGGCGGATACGGCGGTTCGTATGATGGATATGAAGATTCTTACGAGTCAGATGCATCCGATGATGAATATGCCGATGACTTCGACGATGAGTACGAAGATGATTTTGATGATGAATATGATGATGACGAGTACGAAGATGACTTCGATGGCGAATATGATGACGACGAGTATGAAGATGGCTTCGACGATGAATATGATGAAGACGAGTACGAAGACGACTTCGACGGCGAATATGATGACGAGTACGACGAAGACTTCGACGGCGAATATGATGACGAGTATGACGAGGAATTTGAAGAAGATGAAAATCCTTACTCTGATGCATTAGATTTGGAAGGTGCAACCAGACAAATTGAGCTTCCGAAGCGAAATGCAAAGAAGGAAGAGGATGATTTTTCTTTAGATTTTATCAACTTAGATGAGTAG
- a CDS encoding LCP family protein, whose product MANRRTGRSPEGRVRTAPSSENRRPVKNTQKNGQRKRTANSEIPGKGKSGKTMNQAGKAKNKAGKRTDKSAQNQALRDQKLKGQTRKTQARKGRGASSAARTSGKRPRKKGGFLSWPMPLKIASIVGGVLVLAITAVIGVAAWKMSQIKTVDLDTDALNISEQATETQTGYLNVALFGLDGRDTDPEMGARSDTIIIASLNRETGEVKMSSIYRDTLLQQKDGTYNKANAAYSFGGAEDAIAMLNKNLDMDIEKYVTVDFAALVDVIDAVGGVEIDVTEEEIPYLNNYAVEVIKNTGVDSAPVTQPGKQLLNGVQATGYARIRYTKGDDFKRAERQRAVIEQIVKKLQASNLRTINKVIDKVFSKVETNFTMTEILAYAKNAMNYKLAESQGFPKDNTTPTLTGIGSSVVPNTLESNVIALHKYFFGDDGYTPSSTVKSISSEIESKAASLDSGSSGSSDYDDSYYDNYYDNSYDNSYDNSYDNSYDDDSDYDSSYDNSYDSSYDSSYDDEDY is encoded by the coding sequence ATGGCAAATAGAAGGACCGGACGTTCCCCGGAGGGAAGAGTGAGGACTGCACCATCCTCGGAGAATCGACGCCCTGTGAAGAACACACAAAAGAACGGGCAGAGAAAAAGAACAGCAAACAGTGAAATACCGGGAAAAGGAAAATCCGGCAAGACAATGAATCAGGCCGGCAAGGCGAAAAACAAGGCCGGAAAAAGAACAGACAAGTCTGCACAGAATCAGGCACTTCGGGATCAGAAGCTGAAAGGACAGACAAGAAAGACACAGGCAAGAAAAGGCAGAGGAGCTTCGTCAGCAGCGAGAACCTCAGGAAAAAGACCTCGCAAGAAAGGCGGATTCTTATCCTGGCCAATGCCGCTTAAGATTGCATCCATAGTGGGCGGTGTGCTGGTACTGGCGATTACGGCAGTGATCGGTGTGGCGGCCTGGAAGATGAGTCAGATCAAGACCGTGGATCTGGATACCGATGCACTGAATATTTCGGAACAGGCAACGGAGACGCAGACAGGATATCTGAATGTGGCGCTGTTTGGTCTGGATGGACGGGATACGGATCCGGAGATGGGGGCCCGAAGTGATACCATTATCATCGCCAGCCTGAACCGGGAGACCGGAGAAGTAAAGATGAGTTCTATCTACAGAGATACGCTTCTTCAGCAGAAAGACGGGACGTATAATAAGGCAAATGCGGCCTATTCTTTTGGGGGAGCAGAAGATGCGATCGCCATGCTGAATAAGAATCTGGACATGGACATTGAAAAGTATGTGACCGTAGATTTTGCCGCACTGGTGGATGTGATCGACGCAGTCGGTGGTGTGGAAATTGATGTAACCGAGGAAGAGATTCCTTATCTGAATAACTATGCGGTGGAAGTTATCAAGAATACCGGAGTGGATTCTGCACCGGTGACTCAGCCCGGAAAGCAGTTGTTAAACGGAGTGCAGGCTACGGGATATGCAAGAATCCGATATACCAAGGGAGATGACTTCAAGCGGGCGGAGCGGCAAAGAGCTGTGATTGAGCAGATTGTGAAAAAACTTCAGGCCTCGAATCTGCGTACCATCAATAAAGTGATAGACAAGGTGTTTTCGAAAGTGGAGACGAATTTTACCATGACAGAGATTTTGGCATATGCTAAAAATGCTATGAACTATAAACTGGCAGAGAGTCAGGGATTTCCGAAGGATAATACGACTCCTACGTTAACCGGAATTGGAAGTAGTGTGGTACCAAATACACTGGAAAGCAATGTCATTGCGCTGCATAAATATTTCTTCGGAGATGATGGGTATACACCGTCGTCTACCGTAAAGTCGATTAGTTCTGAGATCGAGAGTAAGGCTGCATCACTTGACAGTGGTTCTTCCGGTAGCAGCGATTATGATGACAGTTATTATGATAATTATTATGATAACTCCTATGACAATTCGTATGATAATTCATACGATAATAGCTACGATGATGATTCGGATTATGACTCAAGCTATGATAACAGTTATGATTCAAGTTATGATTCAAGTTATGATGATGAGGATTACTAA